One part of the Parabacteroides sp. FAFU027 genome encodes these proteins:
- a CDS encoding monomeric [FeFe] hydrogenase — protein sequence MAFVNNALIVRRVLLERLVKLWKEDKLISDIDRLPLELTPKNAKVRGRCCVHKERAVWKYKAFPLLGFDVSDEKDELAPLSYYAGKALDANRQPKENLLCVIDEACTACVQVNYEVTNLCKGCVARPCYMNCPKDAIEFHRNGQAAINHDKCVSCGICKDACPYHSIVYIPIPCEEACPVKAISKDENGIEVIDETKCIYCGKCINACPFGSIFEISQTFDVLSRIKEGQKVVAIVAPSILAQYESDWETVFSAMKEIGFTDIVEVAHGAMETTRNEAAELKEKLEEGQAFMTTSCCPSYVNLVDKHIPGMKPFVSHTGSPMYYTARMVKKEHPDAIIVFVGPCVAKRHEARKDEEVDFVLTFEEIDSIFNGLGIEITHCHKKEFAPRAQKEGRGFAQAGGVIAAVKSMNLIPDLNALQIADVNKKNIGLLRAYSKGKAPAQFIEVMACAGGCITGPSANVTGNISQKYYIKNMADENEE from the coding sequence ATGGCTTTTGTAAACAATGCTTTAATCGTCAGACGGGTTTTACTGGAAAGATTGGTAAAACTCTGGAAAGAAGACAAACTGATCTCCGATATAGACCGGTTACCCCTCGAACTTACTCCTAAAAACGCCAAAGTCAGGGGACGCTGCTGCGTTCATAAAGAGCGGGCAGTTTGGAAATACAAAGCTTTCCCACTGCTGGGTTTTGACGTATCGGACGAAAAGGATGAACTTGCACCTCTCTCCTATTATGCAGGAAAGGCACTTGATGCCAATAGACAACCCAAGGAAAATCTTCTTTGCGTGATTGACGAAGCCTGCACAGCATGCGTCCAGGTAAACTATGAAGTGACCAATCTGTGTAAAGGCTGCGTGGCACGTCCCTGCTACATGAACTGCCCCAAAGATGCTATTGAATTCCACCGCAACGGCCAGGCCGCCATTAATCACGATAAATGTGTTAGTTGCGGTATTTGCAAAGATGCCTGTCCGTACCACTCTATCGTTTACATTCCAATTCCTTGTGAAGAGGCGTGTCCGGTAAAAGCAATCTCTAAAGATGAAAACGGCATCGAAGTCATAGACGAAACCAAATGTATATACTGTGGTAAATGCATCAACGCATGTCCGTTCGGCTCTATCTTCGAAATCTCGCAGACTTTTGACGTCTTATCAAGAATAAAAGAGGGTCAAAAAGTGGTAGCAATTGTCGCTCCCTCAATTTTGGCACAATACGAAAGCGACTGGGAAACCGTTTTCTCTGCAATGAAAGAAATTGGATTTACCGACATAGTAGAAGTCGCGCATGGTGCGATGGAGACAACCCGCAACGAAGCTGCCGAACTGAAGGAAAAACTCGAAGAGGGACAAGCGTTCATGACCACCTCCTGTTGTCCGTCATATGTCAATCTGGTGGATAAACACATCCCGGGTATGAAGCCATTCGTTTCCCACACCGGCTCACCGATGTATTACACCGCACGTATGGTGAAAAAAGAACATCCCGATGCGATTATCGTATTTGTAGGCCCATGTGTTGCGAAACGCCATGAGGCAAGAAAGGACGAAGAGGTTGATTTTGTATTGACCTTCGAAGAAATCGACTCTATTTTTAACGGATTGGGAATTGAAATCACCCATTGCCATAAAAAAGAGTTTGCACCGCGTGCTCAGAAAGAAGGACGTGGCTTTGCTCAGGCTGGTGGGGTAATCGCTGCCGTTAAGTCGATGAATCTTATCCCCGACCTCAACGCGCTCCAGATCGCCGATGTCAATAAAAAGAATATCGGACTGCTCCGCGCTTATTCCAAAGGGAAAGCACCTGCACAATTTATAGAAGTAATGGCGTGCGCCGGAGGATGTATTACCGGTCCATCGGCAAACGTAACAGGAAATATCAGCCAAAAGTATTATATCAAAAATATGGCTGACGAAAACGAAGAATAA
- the aroB gene encoding 3-dehydroquinate synthase, translating into MSQKIIISKDIQQDITAILAEMAYDHLFILTDENTQKLCQPLLAGIHVLEKAQYITIKADDTNKTLEAIAGVWTYLSQNHASRKSMMINLGGGMVTDLGGFAASTFKRGIKYINIPTTLLGAVDAAVGGKTGINFNGLKNEIGVFSPADAVIINSNFFRTLDRQNLLSGYAEMLKHGLISSEQEWKNLLKFDIDNIDYDYLTQLVGESVSIKERVVTEDPFEKGIRKALNLGHTVGHAFESLSFEENRPVQHGYAVAWGLVCELYLSKKQTNFPAEKLSQTVAFIRKNYGTFAFSCKQYDRLYELMTHDKKNEDGIINFTLLGEVGDIRINQQATKEEIFEALDFYCECFGL; encoded by the coding sequence ATGAGTCAGAAAATCATTATCAGCAAAGACATCCAACAAGATATCACCGCTATCCTGGCGGAAATGGCTTACGACCACCTTTTCATTCTGACGGATGAAAATACACAAAAACTTTGCCAACCGCTATTAGCCGGAATTCACGTTTTGGAAAAGGCGCAGTACATCACCATCAAGGCTGATGACACAAATAAAACGCTCGAAGCGATTGCCGGAGTATGGACTTATCTGAGTCAGAACCATGCATCACGCAAATCAATGATGATAAACCTGGGCGGTGGAATGGTTACCGATCTGGGAGGATTTGCCGCTTCTACTTTCAAGCGTGGAATCAAATACATCAATATCCCAACCACTTTGCTTGGTGCTGTAGATGCTGCCGTAGGTGGAAAAACGGGAATCAACTTTAATGGTTTGAAGAACGAAATCGGCGTATTTTCTCCTGCCGATGCCGTCATTATCAATTCTAACTTCTTCCGCACACTTGACCGCCAAAACTTACTTTCAGGCTACGCCGAAATGCTAAAACACGGACTCATCAGCAGCGAACAGGAGTGGAAAAATCTACTGAAATTCGACATTGATAACATCGACTACGATTACCTCACTCAATTGGTCGGTGAATCCGTTTCCATCAAAGAACGTGTCGTAACCGAAGACCCGTTTGAAAAAGGAATCCGAAAAGCCCTTAACCTCGGTCACACTGTGGGACACGCTTTCGAGAGCCTTTCTTTCGAAGAAAACCGTCCGGTACAGCATGGTTATGCCGTGGCATGGGGATTGGTTTGTGAGCTTTACCTTTCGAAGAAGCAGACCAACTTCCCGGCAGAGAAGCTGAGCCAGACTGTCGCCTTTATCCGTAAAAATTATGGCACGTTTGCATTCAGCTGCAAACAATACGACCGTCTTTACGAACTGATGACGCACGACAAGAAAAACGAAGACGGCATCATCAACTTTACACTGCTGGGTGAAGTGGGAGACATCCGCATCAACCAACAGGCAACAAAAGAGGAAATCTTCGAAGCGCTGGACTTTTATTGCGAATGTTTCGGACTATAA
- a CDS encoding acyl-CoA thioesterase: MYSMTVTPKFGDIDGLGHVNNTVMPGWFEQARNPIYRYFNPEFKFDNWNLILARYEVDFVAQLYFDQDVEIRTFISKIGRSSFEVHQEAWQGEKLCTKGRTVLVHFDFNEQRSVAIPDDIRVTMAEHLVSGEN, encoded by the coding sequence ATGTATTCAATGACTGTAACTCCCAAATTTGGCGATATTGACGGCCTGGGCCATGTAAATAATACGGTAATGCCCGGCTGGTTTGAGCAGGCAAGAAACCCTATTTATCGTTATTTTAATCCCGAATTTAAGTTTGACAACTGGAATTTGATTCTGGCTCGTTATGAGGTTGATTTTGTTGCGCAACTCTATTTTGACCAGGATGTGGAGATTCGTACCTTTATTTCAAAAATCGGACGTTCTTCATTTGAGGTTCATCAGGAGGCCTGGCAGGGAGAGAAGCTTTGTACAAAAGGACGAACTGTTTTAGTTCATTTCGATTTTAACGAGCAGCGCTCGGTGGCTATTCCTGATGATATCCGGGTTACAATGGCAGAGCACCTGGTTTCGGGAGAAAACTAG